The genome window AACTGGAGTAGCTGTTTCGCTCTAGGCGTGTCCGACTCATTCAGGTAGTGGGTGATCTTGGTGATATCATCATCGCTATACACTACGTGCGTAGCCACCTCTTCACGGAGTCGCTTGACCCCATTGGCCGGATTGATACCAATTAGACCTTCCTCCTTCCAGTACGAAAAGAAAGCCCGTATTGTGGTTAAATCAGTGTTGTGAGTGGTAGCTGAAATGTTTCTCTCTTTTCGAGCGTGATTAAAATAATCCCGAATATCTTCACGACTCATTTCACGAAGCGGTCGGTCGGTGAGATACCGATTTGAAGCCCATTTTTCGAATTGCTTCAAAATCGATTTATAGCCCGTTACGGTTTTGCTACGGAGCTGTTCAGTTTTTAATGTCAGGTATGCGTCAACGGCCTCCTTCAATGTATAGACACCACCCGCCATCTGCTCGGATTGTTCAGCAAATGGGTTGTATCCGTTTTTAAGTTTCTCGTTAATGCCTTCGATGATCAGGCGGGCAAAGTCTACCCTCTCCTTTTTGGTCTTAAACTTGTTGATGTCGTTATAGACCTTGATGCGCTCTAACTTACCAGTGTAGGGATTGACGTAGGAGTAGTAAACAAACCAGCGGGCAGTCAAGTCACCCTTCGCATTGAAAAGAACCGGCTCTTTGTATGGCTTCGGCATCTGTCCCTTTACGTGTCTCAGGTTTAGACTAAGTGACTTACTATCAGGACCTTCACTTGATTTACCGAGGCTCAACCACTCGGACACCTCTCTGTGTGACCTTTATATGTATCTGATTTACAGATAGTTATGGAGTTATTTTACTCTGTCTTTTTGTCCTTTGTCTCAGTTAGTAGCTCAGTTTAGAAATCCATCAGATGAGCTATTGAATGCGGGTGCAAAATTAACGAATGAGCCGGTCTTGTGCAAGTTGCGTGCCTGATTTGTGTCAGATATATGCAAACTTTAAGAATCTACTTTTTCTAGTACTGGGGGTTTGGCTTTGATTCTATTGTCATATCAGCATTGGAAAATACCTGAAAACGCCGAACGCTTTGCTGGGTCTGTGACTTCTGGGTGTTTTCCTACCTGTGTGACGGTGTAAACATGGCCGATATCTTCCGGCTGCGATGGAAAGACGTGGATCTGTCCAGTAACACGCTGGCTGACCTTTATTCGCGAGAAGAAGACCACCACCCGCAAGGCCAAACAGGTAAAGATCATGACGATTCTGTTCACTGAAAGCCTGGCCATACGTAATCGCTGGGCTAATCTGAGCCAGACCTTATCGGATTATTTATTTCCCTTTCTGGAGCCCGGCCTGAATGTTCATCGGCAAAAGGCCGTGATTCGCCAGCTCTTGAAACAAACCAACAAGTACATGGAGCGGGTGGGTAAAGCACTGGGCATTCAGGAAGAGGTCAACACGTATGCCGCCCGGCATTCCTTTGCCACGATCCCGCTGCGCTCCGAAGTGCCGGTTGCGTTCATTTCGCAGTCGCTGGGTCATACGAGTCTGAAAACAACGGAAGACTACCTTTGCAGCTTCGAGGATGAGCAGACCAAGAAGTACTTAAACAACCTGCTGTAGCTAGCGGCTGCGGAGTTGTTTTATCAAGCCGGTTGAGTTCGGCCAGCGTGGCCAGATTCCGCAGTAGGTGTAGGCTGATCTGCTCACAGATGGCCAGGCTCAGCAATAAATGACTATCGACCGATATGTTGATTAAGTCGGCAGCCTTCTGACACTCCAGTTGCTTAAGCGCCTGCTGGCTGGCGACGAGCTGCGCTTCGAGGAAGAATTGGTGTTTACGGAGAGCTTTCCAATTCATGGTGGTGAGGATATCTGTGGATGAAACGAGTAAACCTACTGATCGCAGGAGTCCTGCCACGCGGCCGTCGTTTAGCGGCCATGTTTTAGTTCTGACAACGCAGGGTATATTGTAGTGAAAACTTCCCTTTCCCGTAAAAATTATCGACCGACGACTGCCAGCCAGTGCCCGTATGGGTAAATGTTTCGGCTGAATTATAAGCCGGATTGCCCATGGTATAGGTATCGATCAGGTTGCGGCTGAGGATTTGTTCAAAGTTTAACGGAGTATGGTAGTAGGCGGACTGCGTCAGATAAAACAGGTGCAGGCGTATCGGCAGGGGAATAATTAGAAACGGATTTTCCTTCGTGGTGAAGGTAGCGGCCGACGTTGGTATACTGGCCATCCCTGGCGTATTACCCGTCCAGGTCGTGTGCCGGGTGGTGACCACGTTACCGGCACTACTGGTTTCCAGCGTATACCACATCTGGCGTTCCTGATCGTAGACGTACTTAATCAATCCGTTGCTGTCGTAGGTAAACGACCAGTTCACGTTGACCAGAAACCGATTGAAGTACGAAACCTGGCGGTATGTCTTGAGTCGGTACTTGCCCGTTGGGTCCTGCTCGTAGCTAAAGGTAGCCAGGTCCTTTTGCAGTACTTTGCCCGATTCATCAATCTCGTCGAAGGAAGTAGGCAGCCCGTTGCCGTCAAAATTATAGCGGCCCTTGTAACTAACCAGTTCATTGGTAAAGCTTAACCCCGTAATCTGGGTACCCGAACTGCCGATCGTTGTTGTTAAGCTGCCATCAAGGGTCAAAGCGGGCGTATCAATCTGCCTAGAAAACGTGAGGGTAGACAACAGACAGGGCTGGGCTGGTTCGGCTGGCCTTGGCTTCTTGCAGGCGC of Spirosoma agri contains these proteins:
- a CDS encoding tyrosine-type recombinase/integrase — its product is MPKPYKEPVLFNAKGDLTARWFVYYSYVNPYTGKLERIKVYNDINKFKTKKERVDFARLIIEGINEKLKNGYNPFAEQSEQMAGGVYTLKEAVDAYLTLKTEQLRSKTVTGYKSILKQFEKWASNRYLTDRPLREMSREDIRDYFNHARKERNISATTHNTDLTTIRAFFSYWKEEGLIGINPANGVKRLREEVATHVVYSDDDITKITHYLNESDTPRAKQLLQFIRFLYYTCIRPKEIRMLKIKDIRLATNTILIPALAAKSGRSEPVDISPGLLDVINSMDLTETNPDWYIFGNGGKGVAGDYADPRPGPKPVGVNYFSRYYREVLNELNFSEHHTMYAWKHTRNVHLYMQDKDLLRLMRHNRHTDPKITMKYLRGLGLLIDTRLNDERRI
- a CDS encoding tyrosine-type recombinase/integrase, with translation MTILFTESLAIRNRWANLSQTLSDYLFPFLEPGLNVHRQKAVIRQLLKQTNKYMERVGKALGIQEEVNTYAARHSFATIPLRSEVPVAFISQSLGHTSLKTTEDYLCSFEDEQTKKYLNNLL